In the Symmachiella macrocystis genome, CGTCCGCGCGACCGGCGAACAGGGGGACACGCTGGCCACGATCGTCAACTATGCCTGTCATCCAACGACGTTGGCTTGGGAAAACACGCTGATCAGCCCCGACTACATCGGAGCACTTCGCGAAACAGTCGAACAAGTCACCGCCGCCCCTTGCTTGTTTTTGCTCTCTCCCTGCGGCGATGTCGGACCGCGGGATGGTTTTGTCGGCGATCCGGCGGTCGCTGATAATAATGGTCGCCAAGTCGGTTATGCCGCTCTGGCCGTGCTACAGTCGTTGTCGGCCGCAGCCCATGATTTTCACTACATCGGCCCCGTCCTCTCGGGAGCCACGCTCGGAGCCTGGGAATACCGGCCGCACACCGCCAACCGCGCCGCCGAGACCGCGAACTTTCAACATCGCCGCTGGCAAGTGTCGCTCGACTACCTCGACGGGTTACCAACTGCAACAACCGTCGAAGCAGAGTTGAATGCGCTCATTGCCCAGGAGTTGCAAGCCCGTAAAACCGGCAACGACACTGCCGCGCACGAACTGCGCGTTCTGGCCGAGCGAAAGCGGCGGCTCCTAGAACGCATCGCCCCCTTGCCGCCGGGCGACCACTATCCCTTTACGGTCGAAATGGCAAAACTGGGCGACGCGATTTGGATCGCCATCGAAGGGGAGCCATACAACCTCCTGCAGCAAGAGCTCCGCCAAAGCTTCCCCCACACCCCGCTGATCATCACCGTCCTGGCCAACGGCGCCCGAGCCAGCTATCTTCCCCGACAAGAGGACTACAACAATGCCCTCTACCAAACAGAAATCGCCCTACTCGCCCCCGGCGCTCTGGAAACCCTCACCCAAGCCATCGCCAA is a window encoding:
- a CDS encoding neutral/alkaline non-lysosomal ceramidase N-terminal domain-containing protein, producing MPAHITPTSRCRLGIGRSDITPPVGIYHRFWGAAKHDRATGVHRPLLATVLIIEPYEPGPANKHTVMVALDHCILRPPELAELTSAVCQLIGEDASQLTITFSHTHSGGNLCKDRVELPGGELIVPYLESLPEKIAAAYHAARATLQTAILTYGATTCDMARQRDFWDEEQNCYVCGFNPQGQCDQTLLVVRATGEQGDTLATIVNYACHPTTLAWENTLISPDYIGALRETVEQVTAAPCLFLLSPCGDVGPRDGFVGDPAVADNNGRQVGYAALAVLQSLSAAAHDFHYIGPVLSGATLGAWEYRPHTANRAAETANFQHRRWQVSLDYLDGLPTATTVEAELNALIAQELQARKTGNDTAAHELRVLAERKRRLLERIAPLPPGDHYPFTVEMAKLGDAIWIAIEGEPYNLLQQELRQSFPHTPLIITVLANGARASYLPRQEDYNNALYQTEIALLAPGALETLTQAIANQITEWTGDEA